The following are encoded in a window of Neodiprion fabricii isolate iyNeoFabr1 unplaced genomic scaffold, iyNeoFabr1.1 ptg000036l, whole genome shotgun sequence genomic DNA:
- the LOC124187277 gene encoding uncharacterized protein LOC124187277 — MEKELCVFSQTIEDNRDRLELDRNRERVEAMNSESIIAEHRYNGDIEKGTFKTVEQLHMGEMNVKCKHCNAERFKYETGRVANNCCHGGKILLTPLTEYPDVLQRLREGNDEVSRHFRQHIRSYNDAFAFASFNRTVADMGNSGPYVMKIIGDLALRENDARRANLLEIIGRLIIDINPYASNFKTTYERFVKGESLVRLNFIALKEDDRRRYNAPTCGELAALIVSDDGAVSENIEVQVFPKQDRAVGYVPRYSHHVDPMTFPLLFPSGDLGLSYNMKHVGTNKKISPVQYYGHRLALRRGEAQNQLLRSGRLTQHYVIHAYLTIESQRLLFLRNNQKQLRVECYKGMTDHISNSEANTSDRTRLGNQMILPSSFSGSMRHMQQQYQDAMAITRKVGRPDLFITMTCNPKWPEICTVLKDFPTGTTVNDIPTIACRIFNMRLQQALKEIESGSVFGKIEGYVGNARGDC; from the exons ATGGAGAAGGAACTGTGTGTATTCAGCCAAACAATAGAAGATAACAGAGACAGGTTGGAATTAGACAGAAACAGAGAACGAGTGGAAGCAATGAACAGTGAATCAATCATTGCTGAGCATCGTTACAACGGGGATATTGAGAAAGGCACTTTTAAAACTGTAGAACAACTACACATGGGTGAAATGAACGTAAAATGTAAACATTGCAATGCAGAAAGGTTCAAATATGAAACAGGAAGGGTGGCAAATAATTGCTGTCATggaggaaaaatattattaacacCATTAACGGAATATCCTGATGTACTTCAACGTCTGCGAGAAGGGAATGACGAAGTATCAAGACACTTCAGACAACATATACGATCATATAATGACGCGTTTGCGTTTGCATCATTTAATCGTACCGTGGCAGATATGGGGAATTCAGGACCatatgtgatgaaaataatcgggGAT CTAGCGCTGAGAGAAAATGATGCAAGAAGAGCAAATCTGTTAGAAATTATTGGTAGACTGATAATAGATATCAATCCTTATGcatcaaattttaaaacaacgtACGAGCGATTTGTTAAGGGAGAAAGCCTGGTGAGATTAAACTTTATAGCACTCAAGGAAGACGATAGACGGCGGTACAATGCGCCAACTTGTGGTGAGCTAGCAGCTCTGATCGTTTCAGATGACGGGGCAGTATCTGAAAATATAGAAGTACAAGTATTTCCAAAACAAGACCGTGCAGTTGGATATGTGCCGAGATATTCGCATCACGTTGATCCAATGACTTTTCCATTACTATTTCCGAGCGGTGATTTAGGATTGAGCTATAATATGAAACACGTAGGAACAAACAAGAAAATCTCTCCTGTTCAATATTATGGACATCGATTGGCCTTACGTCGAGGCGAAGCACAGAATCAGTTGTTGCGGAGCGGACGATTGACACAACACTATGTGATTCACGCATATCTCACAATTGAATCGCAgcgtttattgtttttaagaAATAATCAGAAGCAATTGCGTGTAGAATGTTACAAAGGAATGACTGATCACATATCAAATAGTGAAGCGAATACGTCGGATCGAACAAGACTTGGGAACCAAATGATTTTACCATCATCATTTTCCGGCAGCATGCGACATATGCAACAGCAGTACCAAGATGCAATGGCAATAACAAGGAAAGTTGGACGAccggatttatttattacaatgaCATGTAATCCTAAGTGGCCGGAAATATGTACGGTATTGAAAGATTTTCCTACAGGTACCACTGTAAATGACATTCCAACAATAGCTTGTCGAATATTCAACATGCGGCTACAACAGGCACTAAAGGAAATCGAAAGCGGTTCAGTATTTGGAAAGATTGAAGGATACGTT GGCAACGCTCGGGGCGATTGTTAG